GTGACCAAAAGCCGAACATTGTGACCGTGGAGTGATCTCGCCGTGACTGGCGCGTTGTGATCGGCGATATCGCCGCCTTCGGTGGATGGTGACCATGATCAGCCGTTCCTTCCAGTGCGCCAGGAAACCCCTGCACTACTGAAGGCCGATCTTGGACACCAACACGACCGACTGAGACCAGGCCGTTACCTCAGTCCGCCTGCCGCCGCACGGGCCGTAACGAGCCTCAGGACCGCCGTGCGCCGCCATCGCGCTCACGACGCGCTCGACCCGCCAACAGGGCCGCCGAACTGCGGAAACAGTGAACCATGCGCAGTCGGTGGCCGGGCCAATCACAGGTGACCTGCTCACTGGCCGACCGACTGGCTCGCTACCGGCTCAGACAAGCAGAACCTTGCGATTGCTCCAGGCAAGGTGCAACGCCGCCGCTGCACCGGGAGAGAGGCGCTTGGACTCGTGGAGCCACGTCAGGGTGTTCTCCTCGAACGGAAATGCCCGCGCGGGCATGGAACCCTCCGAGTTGGTCTCAACGGCGTTGGCGAACAGTTCGTCGTAGGTGTCCGGGGCGATGATCGCGACGGTGAGGATGTCGCCGGCGAGCGTGAGTGCGTCGAGAGTGACACCGAGGCAGAACACGCGAATGTGACCGTCGCGCAGTGCCTCGTCCATCGTGGTGAACGGTTCCAGCTTGTCGTACCGGATCGGCTTACCGGAGCCGTCGTACTCGTCATGGCCCAGCAGTTCTTCGGCGTACTCGCGCTGGATGTTGCGCCAGATCGAGAAGTCGGCGGCGACGGCGGCGGGGATGACGGAGGAGGGCTGGAAGATGCCCGCGGGCAGCAGGTGTGCCATCCCGCCGCCGCCTGAGACGCGGGCGGAGTCACGCTGGTGAAGGACGACACTGGGGCTGTCGCCGCCCCTGATGGTCAGGGTGCCGATCGCGCCCATGAGCGGTCGGCGGCCGAGATCGAACGGGTCTGCGATCAGCTTGCGAAATGTCAGCCGCCGCATGGAGGCACGTGGCACGACGGTTTCCCGGTCGCTGTCGATCGAGAGGTGGTGAGCGGCGAATTCGTGGGCGAGCGCCTCATTGGTGTCGACTGCGTCGAAGAAACACATCTGCCCGAAGTGCATGCTCGGCTGGGTCCAGTCGAGTTCGAGCAGACGGAAGCACAGCCGGTTCTCGAACAAGCGGGGCGCGGCCAGGTCGCGGATGGCGTCGTGGTAGCGGCGGTATCGAGCGTCGATGGTGGCCAGCGGGCGAACCAGGGCGCTCTCGGGTTCTGCTCCGGTGATCGTGGGCTCGGCGACCACGGAGTCCAGCGTCAGCGCGATCTCGTCCAGCGGGACGGGCTCGGCAGGAATCCAGTTGGGCGCGCTGATGACGCCTGTGTTCTTCAGCCCCGGCACGCGATGGTCGCGGTACAGCGCCTCGGCGAGCACCGCGAGATCGCGGCGATGCTTGCCCAAGGCCGACCGGACCTGGCGCCACTCCTCCTGGTCGCGCTCGACATGCGGCTCGGCAGTTGTGGGCGCGGTGGCGAACGTGAGCGGCGCGGGAAGAGGCTCGGTCTGGTCTTGCTCGGGTCGGACAGAGCGCGGCCTGCGGAAACCGAGTTCGTCGCCCGCACAACCGAAGAACTCGGCGAGCAGTCGGCGATAGAAGGGCTGTGGCCACACGACTTCGCCCCGTTCCCATCGGCCGATGGTCTTGCGTGTGATTTGCGGGTGCTTGCCGTACCGGGCGGCGAGGTTCGTCAACTCGTCAGCCAGGTCCTGCTGGGACAGCCCGCCCCGCTCGCGCAGGGCGATCAGCACGGTGTTCGGTACGCGAGGCTCATCGGGCGACACAGGATCAACGGTAGGGCGTGCCACACCCGCAGATCAGGAATGTCCCCCCCATGTCCCCGATCTGGCCCAACTGTGGGCACTCGCTGTGGTCGTGTTCGTCCCTGCTGCCTGGTGAACTCGTAGACGCAGTTACACCACGTCAGCCGGAGGCGACTACCAGTGAGTGATCGTGTTGACGCCGCTCGGCGACCGACGAGCGCACCCCTGGTACCGGAAATTCCGGGACTGGCCTGGGCCGACACGCGTGCCGCCGCCGTCGACCTGGCGCAGCACGGCTGGCCCGTGCTGCCGGGAACCTACCAACTTGCCGAACACGGGGCCTGGCTGGGCAGGCGCGGCGCGGCAGGGCTGGAACCGGTCGCTCCGCTCTGGCAACTGGGCACGACGACCAACCCGGACGTGGCGATGGAGTGGTGGACACGGCGGCCGTACTCGGTGCTGCTGGCGTGCGGAGCCGGGGTCGACGGGATTGAAGTACCCGCCGCCCACGGTCAACGCGCGCTGGCGCAGCTCTCGCCGGCCCGGCGTGGTCCGGTCGCCGTCGCGCCCTTCGGTTCGTGGTTGTTCTTCGTGCGCAGCGACGACGAACCGCTGCGGCCCGAGCTGGCCGCGAACGGACATGCGCAGTTGCACGCGAGCGGGGCGCGGTTGCCCATCCCTCCAACGGCGCGTGATGGCCTGCCGTATCGCTGGCAGGTGTCCCCGTCCACCGCCGGCTGGGCGCTACCCGCCTCGGCCGAGGTTCAGCGAGTGCTGGTCGCGTCGCTGAGCCGTCGAACCGGCGGCGCACGACCCAGCCTCGCCTGAGTAAGCCGCGCCTGCGCCGAGGATGCCCCGACCGCCCTCGGCGCAGGCGCCCCATGCCCACATCGATCGAAGGGGAGGTGCCGATCATGGCTGACGACGGTGAACAGGCCACACAGCACGTGATGCGAGTGCGGGAGATCCTGCCCCGATCCGCGTCGATCATCGAGGCGTTCCGCGACACCAGCAGCAGAGACCATCCCGGCCAGCTCGTCCTCGACACGGCGAACGAGCTGGCGGCCCAACACGAGCAGCAGTGGCAGGCCGAGGATGCCAGCCGCGCTTCCGGCGCGTCCGCCGACGCCATCGCCGAAAGCAAGCGGCTTGTCGACGACCTCAACGCCCGACGGGTCGCCCTGGTGGAACGGATCGACGAGTGGGTGTCGACCCAGGTTCACAGCCGCGCGGACGCCTCGCTGCACACCGAGACCCTCGGTTCGGTCGTCGACCGGCTGGCGATCGCGTGGGTCCGCGCGAACAGCCTGATCAACACCAACGACGCCCGCGATCGAGCCCGCTTGGCTCTGCGGCAGCTCGCCGAGCTGGCCGACGCCTACGACGACCTGATTTGTGATGTCGCCACCGGCCACCGACGGCTCCCGGCGTGGCGGCCCCTGAAGACCTACCGGAGCGCATCGTGACCGCAGAGACGCACCAACACCTGTCGGTGTCGCTCAACGGCGTCGACAACGTCGGAAAGACCAAGCAACTCGCCTGGCTCCACCGTGGGATGCCCGACGCCCACCTGGTGGGCACTGTGGATGCCTGGGATTCCCGATGGCGCGAGGTCGCGGCGGGCGACTTCGCCCATTGGTGGTTCGTCGGCTCCACCACGGCCGAGCACGTCGGTCTGATGCTGGGCAGCCACGTCGCCCGCCGCGACGCGAGCGGACCACTGGCCCTGGAAGACCGCGGCTTACCCATGCTCCGGGCGACCTGCGCCGCCACCGCCGCGCTCAAGGATGGCTGACCCCGACAAAGGCACTCCGGCTGGTGGACCGCCTCGCGGCCGATCTCCCGGCCGCCGCATCTCGGCGGGAAGTCCACGTGCTGTTACGCCGGTCCCGCGAGCGCACCACCGAGCCGGTCTCGTCGCCGGTCTCGCCCGTCTCGGTGGTCTCGGTGCCGGTCTCGCCCGCGGTCTCGGCGCGGTGCCGTTTGAGCGCGCGGTTGAGCAACTCGACCGCCAGCAGCAGCGCCAGCGGCGGGTACGCCGCCACCGCCACGGCGAACACGCTCAGCTCTGGAGCCGCCGCCACGTTCGCGCACAGCGAGAGGCAGGTCCCGAATACGAAGGACAACCATGCGGCCCATCGGCCACCGGCACGGTGGCCGTGGCTGGTTTTCCACAGCTCGACCGTGGCCGTGGTCAGGATGCCGTCCACGATCAACGGCCAGATCGCCGCCGTGACCTCGTCGGCACCGAACCGCAACGCGAACTCCCGCCCATGGCGGTAAGAGGCGTACGCCGCGCCCAGCGCGACCAGCGCGGTACAGGCGCACTGCCCCCACAGCGCGCGGTCCCGCCGAGGGGTTGCCGTGGCACTCACCGCAGCACACCTCCCGCTGCGTGGCGCGCGTCGTCCGGGCAGCAGCCGACGCAGGCGAACACCTGCGAGCCAGTCACCGACCTGCCTAACGGCACATGCGGAATCCGGACGCGCAGGTAGTCAGCTCCGCACACCACGCAGGCCAGCCCATCGGCCTGCGGCGCGGTCAGCCCGGTGATGATCGTGTCGCCGCTCATCGGGAACCACCCGCCACCAGACGACGGGTGCCCACCGGGCGGATCGTGATCTCAGGGCCTTCGACCAACACTTCGCGATTCGTATGCTGAAGCGTCAAGGTCCACCCAGCCCCAGCGCGCTCCCCGGTGCCGGACACCGCGGGGCGCCGTCACCGTGTTCGGTAACGTGCGCGGGGTGCGGACCCGGGAACGGCGTGCGGCCGAAGCGATCACCGCCTACCTGGCGCGGGACGGGCGGGATCCCGACCCCCGCGAGCTCGCCCAGGTGGTCGGCACCGCGCTCGGCGCGTCCGGGTGCGCGCTCGTCGTCGGGGACCAGCGGTTCCAGTGGGGCACTGGCGACTCCTGGGCGGAGCAGGACGTCGAGCACGGCGGCGCGGTGTGCGGGGTGCTCGCCCTCGCGCCGGAGTCCCTCGGACCAGCGCCCGCCGTCGCCGCGGTGCTCGGCGCCCCGGTCGCGGTGGTCCGGTTGGCGTTGGAGACCGACCAGCTGCGGCGCGCCGGGGACGCGGCGGCCCGCGCGCTGGTGGACGAGCGGTGGCGGGCGGCCGCCGAGATGGA
This region of Saccharopolyspora hordei genomic DNA includes:
- a CDS encoding helix-turn-helix transcriptional regulator — its product is MSPDEPRVPNTVLIALRERGGLSQQDLADELTNLAARYGKHPQITRKTIGRWERGEVVWPQPFYRRLLAEFFGCAGDELGFRRPRSVRPEQDQTEPLPAPLTFATAPTTAEPHVERDQEEWRQVRSALGKHRRDLAVLAEALYRDHRVPGLKNTGVISAPNWIPAEPVPLDEIALTLDSVVAEPTITGAEPESALVRPLATIDARYRRYHDAIRDLAAPRLFENRLCFRLLELDWTQPSMHFGQMCFFDAVDTNEALAHEFAAHHLSIDSDRETVVPRASMRRLTFRKLIADPFDLGRRPLMGAIGTLTIRGGDSPSVVLHQRDSARVSGGGGMAHLLPAGIFQPSSVIPAAVAADFSIWRNIQREYAEELLGHDEYDGSGKPIRYDKLEPFTTMDEALRDGHIRVFCLGVTLDALTLAGDILTVAIIAPDTYDELFANAVETNSEGSMPARAFPFEENTLTWLHESKRLSPGAAAALHLAWSNRKVLLV
- a CDS encoding bifunctional DNA primase/polymerase, which gives rise to MSDRVDAARRPTSAPLVPEIPGLAWADTRAAAVDLAQHGWPVLPGTYQLAEHGAWLGRRGAAGLEPVAPLWQLGTTTNPDVAMEWWTRRPYSVLLACGAGVDGIEVPAAHGQRALAQLSPARRGPVAVAPFGSWLFFVRSDDEPLRPELAANGHAQLHASGARLPIPPTARDGLPYRWQVSPSTAGWALPASAEVQRVLVASLSRRTGGARPSLA
- a CDS encoding DUF4254 domain-containing protein, encoding MADDGEQATQHVMRVREILPRSASIIEAFRDTSSRDHPGQLVLDTANELAAQHEQQWQAEDASRASGASADAIAESKRLVDDLNARRVALVERIDEWVSTQVHSRADASLHTETLGSVVDRLAIAWVRANSLINTNDARDRARLALRQLAELADAYDDLICDVATGHRRLPAWRPLKTYRSAS
- a CDS encoding DUF2637 domain-containing protein, yielding MSATATPRRDRALWGQCACTALVALGAAYASYRHGREFALRFGADEVTAAIWPLIVDGILTTATVELWKTSHGHRAGGRWAAWLSFVFGTCLSLCANVAAAPELSVFAVAVAAYPPLALLLAVELLNRALKRHRAETAGETGTETTETGETGDETGSVVRSRDRRNSTWTSRRDAAAGRSAARRSTSRSAFVGVSHP